Proteins from a genomic interval of Oncorhynchus clarkii lewisi isolate Uvic-CL-2024 chromosome 15, UVic_Ocla_1.0, whole genome shotgun sequence:
- the LOC139367020 gene encoding uncharacterized abhydrolase domain-containing protein DDB_G0269086-like isoform X21 encodes MEETVLEEPICEEAVLAEEIPEVKPAAMVNKNGVKAEAATASGGGDVASGGVASGGGGAASGFSGTKIFTWFMVLALLGVWSSVAVVWLDLVDYDNVIGKLSAYDADGDGDFDVEDAKVLLDEKEVKTAAPKKETLKKAENIVEVPVPKTEKTKGSLLFNGDQSPGEVASKKNRTKEHPTRELGRKLKSALKEQLRMIHEKIEAQKIAEMALAEVRSILDKEEEERQLVNALELKRQEVAQKAQEMLEAQLREKREQEEKREAERKAQEQAGKERLEKEQLEQLEREEKEREAEEKAEKEQLEKEKLEKERIEKEKAELERMEKERLEKDRAAKEKAEKERLQKERVAKEKAEKERIEKERVAKEKAEKERIEKEQVAKEKAENERIEKERVAKEKAEKERIEKERVAKEKAEKERIEKERDAKEKAEKERIEKERVSKEKAEKERVEKERVAKEKAEKERVEKERAAKEKAEKERIEKERAAKEKAEKERIEKERVAKEKAEKERIEKERVAKEKAEKERIEKERVTKEKAEKERIEKERVAKEKAEKERIEKERVTKEKAEKERLEKERVAKEKAEKERIERERVAKEKAEKERIEKERVAKEKAEKERIEKERVAKEKAEKERIERERVAKEKAEKERIERERVAKEKAEKERIEKERVAKEKAEKERIEKERVAKEKAEKERIEKERVAKESEKERMERERVAKGSEKKRMKRERVAKGSEKKRMERERVAKGKERAEKEQQARELAAKEKERVAVKGHFVKEKTAKAKVETEQLPKIDREQLPKIDREQLPKVKAGKERAEKDPLLKEKIERERVVKEKRAKQAKEEMPEKNANNFTTTSKKEKILAIQDLLKPKATKVNKKWSFTG; translated from the exons atgGAGGAAACTGTGTTGGAGGAACCTATCTGTGAAGAAGCCGTATTGGCTGAAGAAATCCCAG AGGTGAAGCCCGCAGCAATGGTGAATAAGAATGGTGTGAAAGCGGAGGCTGCTACTGCTAGTGGGGGTGGGGACGTTGCTAGTGGGGGTGTTGCTAGTGGGGGTGGAGGTGCTGCTAGTGGTTTTAGCGGCACTAAGATCTTCACCTGGTTCATGGTTCTGGCTCTGTTGGGGGTGTGGAGCTCCGTGGCAGTGGTGTGGTTAGATCTGGTGGACTACGACAACGTCATTG GTAAACTTTCAGCGTATGACGCAGATGGCGACGGGGACTTCGATGTGGAGGACGCCAAAGTACTACTTG ACGAGAAAGAGGTCAAAACTGCTGCTCCCAAAAAGGAAACGCTGAAAAAAG CTGAGAATATTGTAGAGGTTCCCGTTCCAAAAACAGAAAAGACAAAAGGTAGCCTACTATTTAATGGTG ATCAGAGTCCTGGAGAGGTGGCTTCTAAAAAGAACAGAACAAAAG AGCACCCAACAAGAGAACTTGGGAGGAAATTAAAGTCAGCATTAAAGGAACAGTTGAGAATGATCCATGAGAAGATTGAAGCTCAAAAAATTGCTGAAATGGCTTTGGCTGAAGTGAGAAGTATCCTGgacaaagaggaggaagagagacaatTGGTCAATGCTCTGGAACTCAAGAGGCAAGAGGTGGCCCAAAAAGCCCAGGAAATGTTAGAGGCTCAACTTCGAGAGAAAAGAGAacaagaagagaaaagagaggctgagagaaaagCACAGGAGCAAGCCGGGAAAGAGAGGCTGGAGAAAGAGCAACTGGAGCagttggagagagaagagaaagagagggaagctGAGGAGAAGGCAGAAAAAGAGCAATTGGAGAAGGAaaagctagagaaagagaggatagaaAAGGAGAAGGCAGAGCTGGaaaggatggagaaagagagactggaaaaGGATCGAGCAGCCAAAGAGAAAGCAGAAAAGGAAAGACTACAGAAGGAACGGGTCGCCAAAGAGAAAGCAGAAAAGGAGAGGATTGAGAAGGAACGGGTCGCCAAAGAGAAAGCAGAAAAGGAGAGGATTGAGAAGGAACAGGTCGCCAAAGAGAAAGCAGAAAATGAGAGGATTGAGAAGGAACGGGTCGCCAAAGAGAAAGCAGAAAAGGAGAGGATTGAGAAGGAACGGGTCGCCAAAGAGAAAGCAGAAAAGGAGAGGATTGAGAAGGAACGGGACGCCAAAGAGAAAGCAGAAAAGGAGAGGATTGAGAAGGAACGGGTCTCCAAAGAGAAAGCAGAAaaggagagggttgagaaggAACGGGTCGCCAAAGAGAAAGCAGAAaaggagagggttgagaaggAACGGGCCGCCAAAGAGAAAGCAGAAAAGGAAAGGATTGAGAAGGAACGGGCCGCCAAAGAGAAAGCAGAAAAGGAAAGGATTGAGAAGGAACGGGTCGCCAAAGAGAAAGCAGAAAAGGAGAG GATTGAGAAGGAACGGGTCGCCAAAGAGAAGGCAGAAAAGGAGAGGATTGAGAAGGAACGGGTCACCAAAGAGAAAGCAGAAAAGGAGAGGATTGAGAAGGAACGGGTCGCCAAAGAGAAGGCAGAAAAGGAGAGGATTGAGAAGGAACGGGTCACCAAAGAGAAAGCAGAAAAGGAGAGGCTTGAGAAGGAACGGGTCGCCAAAGAGAAAGCAGAAAAGGAGAGGATTGAGAGGGAACGGGTCGCCAAAGAGAAAGCAGAAAAGGAGAGGATTGAGAAGGAACGGGTCGCCAAAGAGAAAGCAGAAAAGGAGAGGATTGAGAAGGAACGGGTCGCCAAAGAGAAAGCAGAAAAGGAGAGGATTGAGAGGGAACGGGTCGCCAAAGAGAAAGCAGAAAAGGAGAGGATTGAGAGGGAACGGGTCGCCAAAGAGAAAGCAGAAAAGGAAAGGATTGAGAAGGAACGGGTCGCCAAAGAGAAAGCAGAAAAGGAGAGGATTGAGAAGGAACGGGTCGCCAAAGAGAAAGCAGAAAAGGAGAGGATTGAGAAGGAACGGGTCGCAAAGGAATCTGaaaaggagaggatggagagagaaagggtagCAAAGGGATCTGaaaagaagaggatgaagagagaaagggTTGCGAAGGGATCTGAAaagaagaggatggagagagaaagggtagcgaagggaaaggagagagcagagaaagagcaACAAGCCAGAGAGTTAGCTGCTAAAGAAAAGGAGAGAGTGGCGGTAAAAGGACACTTTGTCAAAGAAAAGACTGCAAAGGCCAAGGTTGAGACAGAACAGTTACCCAAGATAGACAGAGAACAGTTACCCAAGATAGACAGAGAACAGTTACCTAAGGTGAaggcagggaaggagagagcagaaaAAGATCCTCTACTCAAAGAaaagatagaaagggagagagttgtGAAAGAGAAAAGAGCCAAACAAGCAAAAGAGGAGATGCCAGAGAAAAATGCAAACAACTTCACAACTACAAGCAAGAAGGAAAAAATATTGGCTATACAAGATCTTCTGAAGCCTAAAGCCACCAAGGTGAACAAGAAATGGAGCTTCACAGGATGA